In Helicobacter bilis, a genomic segment contains:
- a CDS encoding helix-turn-helix transcriptional regulator, which translates to MPLHDYETKMARISKIYTALHNPENNGVICAKELAKEFSVSLRTLRRDVENMGVEYSYKQDKIYFHGHYTTKENDELSMAFLLLKSFAYSMGGATKTQMLSLLKNLESKSQPKQSTDIFFTRTNLEEITLETESILLLQKAIKEHMIISFKFLQELNNTKTHTQREVMPLKILNFNGEWYLLGLESNIMKKFYLNNIIDIKEVRQGESVSEEVLGRLDNALNAWFVPEAKPFMVRLWVDSKVAKYFKRKKISPNQHLDENKDGSLDITLHITSYMEIAPLVLKWIPSVVVLEPQELKDFIKKRVREYLGVLES; encoded by the coding sequence TTGCCCTTGCACGATTATGAAACAAAAATGGCTCGTATCAGTAAAATCTACACCGCATTACATAACCCCGAAAATAATGGAGTGATATGTGCGAAAGAATTAGCTAAAGAGTTTAGCGTTAGCCTTAGGACATTGCGGCGAGATGTAGAGAATATGGGTGTAGAGTATAGCTACAAACAAGATAAAATCTATTTTCACGGACACTACACAACAAAAGAAAATGATGAATTATCTATGGCATTTTTGCTTTTAAAAAGCTTTGCTTATAGTATGGGTGGGGCTACAAAAACACAAATGCTATCCTTACTTAAAAATCTAGAATCTAAAAGCCAACCTAAACAAAGCACAGATATATTTTTCACTCGCACAAATTTAGAAGAAATCACCCTTGAGACTGAATCTATTCTGCTTTTACAAAAAGCTATAAAAGAGCATATGATAATTAGCTTCAAGTTTTTACAAGAGCTAAATAACACTAAAACTCACACGCAAAGAGAGGTAATGCCACTAAAGATTCTAAACTTTAATGGTGAATGGTATCTTTTGGGATTAGAATCTAATATAATGAAAAAGTTTTATCTCAATAACATTATTGACATAAAGGAAGTAAGGCAGGGTGAGAGTGTGAGTGAAGAAGTATTAGGGAGGCTAGATAATGCCTTAAATGCGTGGTTTGTGCCTGAAGCAAAACCTTTTATGGTGCGATTATGGGTAGATTCTAAAGTCGCAAAGTATTTTAAACGCAAGAAAATCTCGCCAAATCAGCATTTAGATGAAAATAAAGATGGCAGCCTTGATATTACTCTGCATATTACAAGTTATATGGAGATTGCCCCTTTAGTGCTAAAGTGGATACCAAGCGTAGTGGTATTAGAGCCACAGGAATTAAAAGATTTTATTAAAAAGAGGGTGAGAGAGTATTTGGGGGTTTTGGAATCCTAA
- a CDS encoding SIR2 family NAD-dependent protein deacylase, which yields MDSKRVMIFSGAGLSAESGLRTFRDNDGLWEEFDIMEVCSASGFAKDRKKVLDFYDKRRIQLGEVNPNAAHKMIARLKANYPQEVVVITQNVDDLLERAGCKDVIHLHGFLPEVRCELCETITNIGYVAMPKLICESCGEESLRHNIVMFSEYAPNYALLGRELEKLNATENSLFVCIGTSGEVLNVAQFSQCAKQSVLNNLESSWFDECFNMCFIESAVSAAPKIERLVGEFIES from the coding sequence ATGGATTCTAAACGAGTAATGATATTTAGTGGAGCTGGGCTTAGTGCGGAGAGTGGATTAAGGACTTTTAGGGATAATGATGGCTTATGGGAAGAGTTTGACATTATGGAAGTCTGCAGTGCGAGTGGCTTTGCTAAGGATAGAAAAAAGGTGTTAGATTTCTATGATAAAAGGCGGATACAATTAGGAGAAGTTAATCCAAATGCCGCACATAAGATGATAGCAAGGCTCAAAGCAAACTATCCACAAGAAGTAGTAGTCATCACGCAAAATGTAGATGACTTGTTGGAGCGAGCTGGGTGTAAAGATGTCATTCACTTGCACGGATTCTTACCTGAAGTGCGTTGTGAATTGTGTGAGACTATCACAAATATTGGTTATGTAGCTATGCCAAAACTTATATGTGAATCTTGTGGGGAAGAATCTTTGCGGCATAATATTGTAATGTTTAGCGAATATGCCCCAAACTATGCCCTGTTAGGTAGAGAGTTAGAGAAATTAAATGCGACTGAAAATAGCTTATTTGTATGTATTGGCACAAGTGGAGAAGTGCTAAATGTTGCACAATTTAGTCAATGTGCAAAGCAGAGTGTGTTAAATAACTTAGAATCTAGCTGGTTTGATGAGTGTTTCAATATGTGTTTTATAGAATCTGCTGTAAGTGCTGCTCCTAAGATTGAAAGGCTTGTGGGAGAGTTTATAGAATCTTAA
- a CDS encoding VWA domain-containing protein, which translates to MRHIPQSIAANPRYTKILQDKQVDNILQKAYIGYCKEQDYYDNFNPFMQEELALNQRKNIESCDDIQAQQDLQAFESFNATHKAMLDSMLHQQTDTESARKYALEYWDNLLRDKKQKWLESMKEKLKEQYIQAIKDFLDYLLPILESLLRVYSLCGIKKPNNDLALAQILNEAKQSFDMKQLCPDTYEESDTETNGYDYSKGHKRFINFKEINAFIKHIQTSKDLRKIAALLGREEENGNKKIEHSSIDQSIKTHNHKEEMSGVTLGRDLANLLPQELAMLKDENLELLFNLKYIQNRLFCFEKQGYETIQKEHYKMAKNEGAMIICVDTSSSMSGNREYLAKAITLFLATKASMQNRACYLINFSTDIETMELSGKDNARNLINFLAMSFNGGTDVAPALKEGLKKMQEDSFKQSDLIVISDGYFDEISQNLQQQMQDQRHKGNRFYLLDIDDNADKKTFFDTHWAYDTQTQQAQVLYAMGNRI; encoded by the coding sequence ATGAGACATATACCACAAAGCATAGCAGCTAATCCACGCTATACAAAAATCCTACAAGATAAGCAGGTAGATAACATATTGCAAAAAGCCTATATAGGCTATTGCAAAGAGCAAGATTACTATGATAACTTTAACCCTTTTATGCAAGAAGAGTTAGCCCTAAATCAACGCAAAAATATAGAATCTTGCGATGATATACAAGCCCAACAAGATTTACAAGCATTTGAAAGCTTTAATGCTACGCATAAAGCTATGCTAGATTCAATGCTTCATCAACAAACAGACACAGAATCTGCAAGGAAATATGCTCTAGAATATTGGGATAATTTGCTGCGGGATAAAAAGCAAAAATGGCTAGAATCTATGAAAGAAAAACTAAAAGAACAATACATTCAAGCAATAAAAGATTTTTTAGACTATCTTTTACCCATTTTAGAATCTTTACTAAGAGTTTATAGCTTATGTGGAATAAAAAAGCCTAATAATGATTTAGCCCTAGCACAAATACTAAATGAAGCAAAGCAAAGCTTTGATATGAAGCAACTCTGTCCAGATACCTATGAAGAAAGCGACACAGAGACAAATGGCTATGATTATAGCAAAGGGCATAAAAGATTTATTAACTTTAAAGAAATCAATGCCTTTATAAAGCACATACAAACTAGCAAAGATTTGCGTAAAATCGCTGCATTACTTGGCAGAGAAGAGGAAAATGGAAATAAGAAAATAGAGCATAGCAGTATAGACCAAAGCATAAAAACGCATAATCACAAAGAAGAGATGAGTGGGGTAACTTTAGGCAGAGATTTGGCAAATCTTTTACCACAGGAATTAGCTATGCTAAAAGATGAGAATCTAGAATTGCTCTTTAATCTCAAATACATTCAAAACCGCCTTTTTTGCTTTGAAAAACAAGGCTATGAAACCATACAAAAAGAGCATTATAAAATGGCAAAAAATGAAGGAGCGATGATAATCTGTGTAGATACAAGCAGTAGTATGAGCGGAAATAGAGAATATCTAGCAAAGGCTATAACGCTTTTTCTTGCTACAAAGGCAAGTATGCAAAATAGGGCTTGTTATCTTATCAACTTCTCTACTGATATAGAAACTATGGAGCTAAGCGGCAAAGATAATGCTAGAAATCTTATAAACTTTTTAGCGATGAGCTTTAATGGTGGGACAGATGTAGCCCCAGCATTAAAAGAGGGACTTAAAAAAATGCAAGAAGATAGCTTTAAACAATCTGATTTAATCGTTATTTCTGATGGTTATTTTGATGAGATTTCACAGAATCTGCAGCAACAAATGCAAGACCAAAGGCACAAGGGCAATAGATTCTATTTGTTAGACATAGATGACAATGCAGATAAGAAAACATTTTTTGATACACATTGGGCGTATGATACACAAACGCAACAAGCCCAAGTGTTGTATGCGATGGGGAATAGAATCTAG
- a CDS encoding BspA family leucine-rich repeat surface protein, with translation MSRMFKRANNFNQPLDSWNVSKVMDMNKMFDNARKFNQPLNSWNVRSVSDMNCMFRSALSFNQPLDSWNVNNVRKMRMMFDGASSFNQPLDSWNVSNVFDMHAMFYGATSFNHSLESWRIKKSTDTTYMFYQSGYKHPYPKGIE, from the coding sequence ATGTCGCGTATGTTTAAAAGAGCAAATAATTTTAATCAACCGCTAGATTCGTGGAATGTAAGCAAGGTGATGGATATGAATAAAATGTTTGATAACGCTAGGAAGTTTAATCAGCCATTAAACTCGTGGAATGTAAGAAGTGTATCTGATATGAATTGTATGTTTAGAAGTGCTTTAAGCTTTAATCAACCGCTAGATTCGTGGAATGTCAATAATGTGAGAAAGATGAGAATGATGTTTGATGGGGCAAGTAGCTTTAATCAGCCCTTAGATTCGTGGAATGTGAGTAATGTATTTGATATGCACGCGATGTTTTATGGAGCTACTAGCTTTAATCACTCTTTAGAATCTTGGCGTATTAAAAAAAGCACAGATACAACTTATATGTTCTATCAAAGTGGCTATAAGCACCCATATCCTAAAGGCATAGAATGA
- a CDS encoding BspA family leucine-rich repeat surface protein — protein sequence MSYKNRIESILKELSQGVYEKDEALKLILLSFLSGKSAFLYGPPGTAKSLVARRVALAFDMSEKIDFKGDSALGNHSGDFVDFRTTADLMSSSALKSTKSPTSNTALVRSTSPYLQNPRIRDEEAENNKQTQKADSNTFFAYLMNRFSTPEEIFGPIDIAELKQNRLTRSTQGYLPTAHFAFLDEIWKSSPAILNTLLTIINEKIYRDGNMDIKVPLKGLVCASNEFPTPNQGLEALYDRLIIRLKVLSVEKKASFEALLKGIDEAKPTITKPFNLQELQDITQKAKSITFSTQSLKALHHLKALIETHNKALDKDTTNLDFSLDSTQESEKIYISDRRWVAMAEILRVAAVLSDRDEVLPIDIMLLKHCLWSSESHIDIIQDILAKALENTIHIDLDEFDISHLQDEYEAQYELVKTEFYSRNKAKKVSQKKKDEYTKICDTLLESIMSLQERLAQIYNTQKSSLYNVFLNDRDYDIALQDIAEKQTQLDLLYLALDQLKHIIARQIEPMPLKYMDKSRIIYHPKTKDELLNLIDDKSVYLGDIDTSAITDMSELFKGSNRTDFSGIEYWDVSSVVDMSDMFFKMTNFNQSLVLWDVSKVEDMSCMFYGAKKFNQPLDSWNVSNVEGMSSMFEGLQALINR from the coding sequence TGGTAAATCTGCCTTTTTGTATGGACCGCCCGGAACTGCTAAAAGTCTTGTGGCAAGGAGGGTGGCGTTGGCGTTTGATATGAGTGAAAAGATAGATTTTAAAGGGGATTCGGCTTTGGGTAATCATAGCGGCGATTTTGTGGATTTTAGGACAACCGCAGACCTTATGTCTAGCTCTGCCCTAAAATCCACAAAAAGCCCCACTAGCAATACCGCACTCGTGCGTAGCACTAGTCCATACTTGCAAAATCCTAGAATCCGTGATGAAGAAGCCGAGAATAACAAGCAAACGCAAAAAGCAGATTCTAACACTTTCTTTGCCTACTTAATGAATCGCTTCAGCACACCAGAAGAAATCTTTGGTCCCATAGACATAGCAGAGCTGAAACAAAATCGCCTTACGCGAAGCACACAAGGCTATCTCCCCACAGCACATTTTGCGTTTTTAGATGAGATATGGAAAAGCTCTCCAGCTATCCTAAACACGCTTTTAACCATTATCAATGAAAAGATTTATCGCGATGGCAATATGGATATAAAAGTCCCATTAAAAGGGCTAGTGTGCGCGAGCAATGAATTTCCTACGCCAAATCAAGGGCTAGAAGCCTTGTATGATAGGCTCATTATCCGCTTAAAAGTCTTGTCTGTGGAGAAAAAGGCTAGTTTTGAAGCCCTGCTTAAAGGCATAGATGAAGCAAAGCCTACTATCACAAAGCCCTTTAACTTACAAGAATTACAAGATATAACACAAAAAGCTAAAAGCATTACTTTTTCTACGCAAAGCTTAAAGGCACTTCATCACCTAAAAGCCCTTATAGAAACTCATAATAAAGCCCTAGATAAAGACACAACAAACCTAGATTTTAGCCTAGATTCTACACAAGAGAGTGAGAAAATCTATATTTCAGATAGAAGATGGGTGGCTATGGCAGAGATTTTGAGAGTAGCAGCAGTTTTAAGTGATAGAGATGAAGTGCTGCCCATAGATATTATGCTTTTAAAACATTGTCTATGGAGCAGTGAATCTCATATAGACATTATCCAAGATATTTTAGCAAAAGCCCTAGAAAACACTATACATATAGACCTAGATGAGTTTGATATATCGCATTTACAAGATGAGTATGAGGCTCAATATGAGCTAGTGAAAACAGAATTTTATAGCAGAAATAAGGCAAAGAAAGTCTCTCAAAAGAAAAAAGATGAATACACAAAAATCTGTGATACTCTCTTAGAATCTATAATGTCTTTACAAGAGAGACTAGCACAAATCTATAATACACAAAAGAGTAGCTTATATAATGTTTTTCTTAACGACAGAGATTATGACATAGCATTACAGGACATTGCAGAGAAGCAAACGCAGCTAGATCTTCTCTATCTAGCCCTAGACCAGCTAAAACATATCATCGCACGACAAATAGAGCCTATGCCACTAAAATATATGGATAAAAGCCGGATTATCTATCACCCAAAGACAAAAGATGAGCTACTCAATCTTATAGATGATAAAAGTGTGTATCTAGGCGATATTGATACAAGTGCTATTACAGATATGAGTGAGCTATTTAAAGGCTCAAATCGCACAGATTTTAGCGGGATAGAATATTGGGATGTAAGCAGCGTAGTAGATATGAGCGATATGTTTTTTAAAATGACTAACTTTAATCAGTCATTAGTATTATGGGATGTGAGTAAAGTAGAAGATATGAGTTGTATGTTTTATGGAGCAAAGAAGTTTAATCAACCGCTAGATTCGTGGAATGTCAGTAATGTAGAAGGTATGTCTTCTATGTTTGAAGGGCTACAAGCTTTAATCAACCGCTAG